ACGGCCCCTTCGCCAACCACCGGGCCGCTATGGCGGCCGGTGCGTGATGCCTGCAGGTCGCTGAAAATGCGTTCGAGGATGCGGCTCTGGAACAGGCGATAGGCTTTTGGAGTCAAGCGGAACTGGCCTTTGGAAAACTCGAGTCCCTGCTGATCGGCCATTTCGCGCATCAGGTCCCGAACCTGTTTCTGCAGGGCTTCCAGTGTTTCCATATCCCCCGGCTGAGTGAATTCGGAAAGGGCTTCCATGTCGATGATCGCGATCTGTGCGGTCTCGCGGGCTTCTTCCATCTGCTTGAGCAGTTCGTCGATCTTTTCCAGTTCTGCTTTGATTTCCAGTGCTTCCGGGATCGTCATCGAAGTGCGACCGGTGAAATGGTAATTAGCTGCCAGCTCGTCAATTTCATACTTGTCGCCGAGTCGATCGACCAGTTGGACCAGCCCTTGCGAGAAGGGGCTCTGATCGTCGTTGACTTTGTACCAGAGCCGCTCCAGGTCATAGATCTGCTCTTCATGAACCGCCTGATGAAAGAAGTCTTTAACCCGTCGAGGGGGCTTCATGTGTTTTGCGTAATCACGATAGCTGCGGCGGGCTTTTTTGCGGACGCTGTCGGTTTCGTAGGTGGTAAGAATTTTGCGTTTGCGTTCTTCGAGCATCGCCAGCAGTGCATCCAGACTGGGGCCGAGGCCGGCGATTTGACTGGGGTCGAGGCGAATGGCGCGGGCCAGCTCTTCCTCGGTCAGTTCCCGCATCGAGCCATAATACATCATATGGTTGAGTGCTGGAGAGACCAAGTCAGGGGGCGGCTGCATTGGGTCGGGGATGCGCTTGGGATCATACTTCTGGTACGTATGAATAATGCCGCCGGTCAGTCGTTTGTCAGTCATATTGATGTCTCGATCTCTCTGACGAGAGTGAATTGAGAACGGGATTTCGATCAGGTTTCATAGGTGATGCGACCATGATCCTGCGAGCGTGAAATTTTGCTGTTGGCATACAGGCCGGCCAGCACGAATTCGATACATGACGCCCGAATCGCTTCGTCGCCGGAGGCGTTGACTTCGAAGGCTTTGTCCCAGATAGGGGGCACCCGTTTGAGTCGATCTGCATACTGCGATGAAGGCAGCATGTCTCCGACTTCGATTTTGATGCCTTGTGCAAAGATTTCGCTGATCTCGGCCAGACCATGTTCGACGATGTATTCCTGAAATACATCCTGAATCGCCTGGGCAATGATGGCGTCGAGCACCTGCCGTTCGGACATCTGGCTGGCTCCCATCAGATCCAGTTCCAGTTTCCCTAGTGAAGACGAATAGAGGTGCCCCAGATCGCTGATGCGGGGGACGGCCGGTTTTTCGCCGAGGACCGCGCCGCGGCGGCGGGCCGAAGCGACCATCATGCGATAGTTGGCGATGCTGAAGCGGGCACTGACGCCGGAATCGTGGTCAATATACTTCGAAGCCCGGGCGGCGACG
This genomic interval from Gimesia alba contains the following:
- a CDS encoding vWA domain-containing protein, coding for MTDKRLTGGIIHTYQKYDPKRIPDPMQPPPDLVSPALNHMMYYGSMRELTEEELARAIRLDPSQIAGLGPSLDALLAMLEERKRKILTTYETDSVRKKARRSYRDYAKHMKPPRRVKDFFHQAVHEEQIYDLERLWYKVNDDQSPFSQGLVQLVDRLGDKYEIDELAANYHFTGRTSMTIPEALEIKAELEKIDELLKQMEEARETAQIAIIDMEALSEFTQPGDMETLEALQKQVRDLMREMADQQGLEFSKGQFRLTPKAYRLFQSRILERIFSDLQASRTGRHSGPVVGEGAVELPSTKPYEFGDSVTNMDIVQSFTNAILRDGPGLPIQLKSDDLVIHKTRNAPKCATTVLMDMSGSMRYEGQYVNVKQMGLALEALIRGEFPGDYLQFIEMYSFAKPRTAGEIVELMPKPVTIFDPVVRLKVDMSDEQISEQMVPPHFTNIQHGLQLSRHFLSTQDTPNRQIILITDGLPTAHFEGEMLYLLYPPDPQTEAATMREAHLCQREGITINIFLIPSWSQSSEDIQFAHRLAEATQGRVFFTAGRDLDRYVVWDYVKQRRDIIS